In a genomic window of Labeo rohita strain BAU-BD-2019 chromosome 20, IGBB_LRoh.1.0, whole genome shotgun sequence:
- the si:dkey-206f10.1 gene encoding adenylate cyclase type 8, producing the protein MVTFSDTTDIHRMPAPSCIPTPLSPGLRRKQLLWQNAVKHIISQQGLRQQFGVEPARKIHVTDAYIEEINRQIRSKASRGMTKRRSSVARVHPSFFGERSSSSSTQTGASADYVSDADFFVHWGHIIHGVYVPTLRHIFKSRDLEKLYQRHSSHTRRTSLVVTNIIDAAAKLHLLLLYLALVPDSSDMLLGWFTGFFMACAIALCVLVLTCKRSHSPRWLHYAGMASWLSQTAQVLGGLAFGLEGDQSWYVLFTLFATYTLLPLPLLWAIGAGTITSILHLVAELIRHVSEVGLLRKIVAKALLYTSMNVAGLFIHYLTDRSQRQAFLETRRCIEGRMKLETENHRQERLVLSILPRFVALEMIADMTSMDDDLDPQQFHKIYIHQYKDVSILFADIKGFTLLSMNMSAQELVRLLNELFGRFDRLAEEYDCLRIKILGDCYYCVSGVPEPQRAHARCCVEMGLAMISTIRSVRKQLNFDMDMRIGIHSGSVLCGVLGLQKWQFDVWSWDVGIANMLEAGGIPGRIHISRATLDCLDGSYQTEDGRGYERNEFLRKHKIDTFLICHKEEDLDEIEADHLKTRQNHRPWNKEILASFSHGSYTQLPTSSVSRSTSKEINKRIEHAIDLRSSERMRQEHITPATLVFKDTLIEEKFSQVRDEMFKTNLVCSFIMFLLLMAVQALISVPRLYYWTALQFCLFLLGYLFLLMIVLAEEFKQCPGVLQQFCCWIHENNSMRNLLTVTAIAINFGMALFDMIWCNSSETKEVSTGETEEYQSNQKPLTACTYPEFFVLSAVVSMVTCAVFLRLSSLLKLAFLLLVVAIYTYFIEVSFHMLYVHQPEQEQPSRSHYLRRKGVSILLMAMFVIAVFYNGRRWEATTRLDFLWRLQAQQEVHEMRDLREHNECLLHNILPAHVARHFLERNRNDQELYSQSYDEVGVMFASIAGFNEYYEQKEINHEGVECLRLLNEIIADFDELLEETYFLDIEKIKTIGSCYMAASGLSPDKQSRVVNNWHHLSELVLFALAMQETLTEFNKKHPSNNFQLRVGIAHGPVVAGVIGATKPQYDIWGMTVNLASRMDSTGVNGRIQVPEATRNILADWGFVLELRGEIYIKGVSERKGHVRTYFISTKRRQLSSNGLTERGKNGRSGRTTLATVVYGLVQAIQREKKKGTNGGFTLPNNNFNNCDIKHHTSP; encoded by the exons ATGGTAACCTTCAGCGATACGACTGACATCCACAGGATGCCGGCACCATCTTGTATACCCACTCCACTGTCGCCAGGCTTGCGACGCAAACAACTGCTGTGGCAGAACGCTGTCAAACACATCATCAGCCAACAGGGGCTGAGACAGCAGTTTGGCGTCGAGCCAGCCCGGAAAATTCACGTCACTGATGCCTATATTGAGGAAATCAACCGACAGATACGGAGCAAGGCATCACGGGGTATGACTAAAAGGCGTTCCTCGGTTGCCAGAGTTCATCCGTCCTTTTTCGGGGAACGTAGCAGTTCATCCAGTACTCAGACTGGAGCATCTGCGGACTATGTCAGCGATGCTGACTTTTTTGTACACTGGGGCCACATCATCCACGGGGTGTATGTACCAACATTGAGACATATCTTCAAATCCAGAGACCTTGAGAAACTCTACCAGCGCCATTCCTCACACACTAGAAGAACTTCATTAGTCGTCACCAACATTATTGATGCAGCTGCCAAACTGCACCTGCTTTTGCTGTACCTGGCCCTGGTGCCAGACAGTTCGGATATGCTGCTAGGCTGGTTTACGGGGTTCTTCATGGCTTGTGCAAttgctctgtgtgttttggtactCACCTGTAAACGCTCACATTCCCCAAGATGGTTGCATTACGCTGGTATGGCTAGCTGGTTGTCACAGACTGCTCAGGTATTGGGTGGGCTGGCATTTGGGTTGGAGGGAGACCAATCCTGGTATGTTCTTTTCACCCTGTTTGCCACATACACTCTGTTGCCACTGCCACTGCTTTGGGCTATCGGAGCTGGTACAATCACCTCCATACTGCACCTTGTTGCAGAGTTAATACGTCATGTCAGCGAAGTGGGACTGCTAAGAAAG ATTGTCGCCAAGGCTTTACTATACACAAGCATGAATGTGGCAGGTCTGTTCATCCATTACCTGACCGACCGCTCCCAGAGACAAGCTTTCCTTGAGACACGCCGCTGCATCGAAGGCCGCATGAAACTAGAAACGGAAAACCATAGACAG GAGCGTTTGGTGCTGTCGATCCTGCCCCGCTTTGTTGCCTTGGAGATGATTGCTGATATGACTTCTATGGATGATGATCTTGATCCACAGCAgtttcacaaaatatatatCCATCAGTACAAAGACGTCAG TATCCTCTTTGCTGATATAAAGGGCTTCACACTGTTATCCATGAACATGTCTGCTCAGGAGTTAGTGCGCTTACTCAATGAGCTCTTTGGACGTTTCGACCGGCTAGCTGAG GAATATGACTGCTTGAGAATAAAAATCTTAGGGGACTGTTACTACTGTGTATCTGGGGTACCAGAGCCTCAGCGAGCACACGCCCGCTGCTGTGTGGAGATGGGACTAGCTATGATCAGCACCATACG ATCTGTAAGGAAACAACTAAACTTTGACATGGATATGCGAATTGGGATCCACTCTGGGTCTGTTCTTTGTGGGGTTCTGGGTCTACAAAAATGGCAGTTTGATGTGTGGTCCTGGGATGTAGGCATTGCCAACATGCTTGAAGCAGGGGGGATCCCTGG ACGCATCCACATTTCACGTGCTACTTTGGACTGCCTAGATGGAAGCTACCAAACGGAGGACGGCCGTGGATATGAACGCAACGAGTTCCTGCGAAAACACAAGATTGACACTTTCCTTATCTGCCACAAGGAGGAGGACCTAGATGAAATTGAGGCAGATCATTTAAAAACTCGGCAAAACCACCGCCCCTGGAACAAAGAG ATCTTGGCCTCCTTCTCCCATGGCTCTTACACACAACTTCCTACATCCTCAGTGTCCAGATCTACATCCAAAGAGATCAACAAGCGGATAGAGCATGCTATCGATCTCCGCAGCAGTGAACGTATGCGTCAGGAGCACATCACTCCAGCCACGTTGGTGTTTAAGGACACACTCATTGAGGAGAAG TTCTCACAGGTAAGGGATGAGATGTTCAAGACCAACCTAGTATGCTCCTTCATCATGTTTCTTCTTCTCATGGCTGTCCAAGCCCTCATTTCTGTACCAAG GTTGTATTACTGGACAGCATTGCAGTTCTGTCTGTTCTTGTTGggttatctgtttttgcttaTGATAGTCCTGGCCGAAGAGTTCAAACAATGTCCCGGTGTCCTTCAGCAGTTCTGCTGCTGGATTCATGAAAACAACAGTATGCGGAACCTTCTCACTGTCACAGCCATAGCCATCAACTTTGGCATGGCTTTGTTTGACATG ATATGGTGTAACTCTTCTGAGACAAAAGAAGTAAGCACTGGTGAAACCGAGGAATATCAGTCCAACCAGAAGCCACTTACTGCTTGCACATACCCAGAG TTCTTCGTTCTAAGTGCGGTGGTTTCTATGGTGACCTGTGCTGTGTTCCTGAGGCTGAGCTCTCTCCTAAAGTTGGCTTTTCTGTTGCTGGTGGTGGCCATTTATACTTACTTCATTGAAGTGTCCTTCCACATGTTGTATGTACATCAACCAGAGCAGGAACAGCCAAGTAG GTCTCATTACCTCAGAAGAAAGGGAGTCTCAATTCTGTTGATGGCGATGTTTGTCATAGCTGTGTTCTACAATGGTCGACGG TGGGAGGCAACAACACGGCTGGACTTCCTGTGGCGTTTGCAAGCTCAGCAGGAAGTGCATGAGATGAGAGATCTGAGGGAACACAATGAGTGTCTGCTGCATAACATCCTGCCTGCACACGTTGCTCGTCACTTCCTAGAGAGGAACAGAAATGACCAG GAGCTGTATTCTCAGTCCTATGATGAGGTGGGGGTAATGTTTGCCTCCATTGCTGGCTTTAATGAGTACTATGAGCAGAAGGAGATCAATCACGAGGGAGTTGAGTGCCTCAGACTGCTCAATGAGATCATTGCAGACTTTGATGAG CTGTTGGAGGAGACATATTTTTTGGacattgagaaaatcaaaaCCATTGGAAGCTGCTACATGGCAGCATCTGGTCTATCACCTGATAAACAG TCTCGTGTTGTGAATAACTGGCATCATCTCAGTGAGTTGGTTCTGTTCGCTCTGGCTATGCAAGAGACCCTGACAGAGTTCAACAAAAAACATCCCTCAAACAATTTCCAGCTCCGCGTTG GAATTGCCCATGGTCCTGTTGTTGCTGGAGTCATTGGTGCCACCAAACCCCAGTATGATATCTGGGGCATGACAGTGAATTTGGCAAGTCGAATGGACAGTACTGGAGTCAATGGAAGGATTCAGGTCCCTGAGGCCACACGTAATATTCTAGCAGACTGGGGCTTTGTGCTAGAGTTGCGTGGTGAGATATACATAAAGGGTGTCAGTGAAAGAAAGGGACATGTCCGAACATACTTCATCAGCACCAAAAGGCGTCAGCTGTCAAGCAATGGGCTTACAGAGAGAGGAAAGAACGGACGGAGTGGGAGGACCACTCTCGCCACTGTGGTCTATGGCCTTGTACAGGCCAttcaaagagagaaaaagaaaggcaCCAATGGAGGTTTCACTCTGCCAAACAACAACTTTAACAACTGTGATATAAAACATCACACTTCACCATAA